The sequence GCATGGATGTTGGGGAATGTATTGCATATGTGAAagattggtatatatatatatatatatatatatatatatatatatatatatatatatatgtatatatatatatatatatatatatatatatatatatatatatacacacatacacgtggAGGAACTGGCTTCATGTTATGCCTGTAATAGATTTGTCAGAGTTAAGTGGTGACTGGGAAGTTTGAGGATTTTATGGTTAACTGGGATGTATTTTGGTGTTGATTGGTTTCATAGGGGAGGATTGGTTGCATGGGGGGCATATATAGGACAAAGAGTAGGTTTGCAATGCAGGGTACAAGTCTTCTAGGGTGTTATCGGATTAGTTCGGTGGCTTCATTGAGTCCTCCTGGTGCCAAGGAGTCCAACGGTATAGCCTATACATCTCCCTTTTATTCAGTTCCTCTATTCAATTTGGGGTTTGATCGCTGATTTGATCAATTGGATAGATACAGATGGGATTTTTGATTTCTGGGTGTTTTTCTTTACAGTGTTTTGATAAACTATGCATTAGGTATCCTTTTTTGATGTTTAGTCTGTGATTATTGAGCCGGAGATGAAGTTCTTGAGTTGTCCGGCCTACATATTGTAGGCCGCAGCAACACTCGATGACGTATATGACGAAGGAGGATCTACAATCGAGATGGTATTTGATGGGAAATAATTCTCCTCAGTAATTGCTTTTGTATTTTGTCAGGCCGGCCTTGATGGTTCGGCAATATAAACAATGGTTTCTTCCACATTTGAAGATGCTATGCGTGGTCTGATCTATTTTTCCCATTTTGTTTTTATCACAGTGTTGTTTTAACCGACTTGGGGCCAGGATGGATTTGAGTGTGGGAGCTCGTTTGAAAGTTAGGCATGGTTTTGTCGGTAAGTATTCCTTTATTACAAGATCTTGTTGTAAAATGTGCCAATGCCTCTGCAGTATGTTTTTGATTTCCTTATGAGCGTTGTTGAATGTTGCTGTGAAGTTGATTCTGGGTGCATTTggatctgttttttgtttttttattattgtttttgccAGACATTCCTCTTGAGAAGgtaggtctgttttttttttgcttgcatcATTTATTACTTCTTGTGGATATCCTTTGGCTTTAAATCGTTCCATTATTTTCTTTGCTTGTTCCTTATATTTCTTTGTTTCTGAACATTTTTTTCTGATTGTTCTTAGTTAGCTAAAAGGGATGTTGGTTTTCCACTTTTTCAGATGGCCGCTGGAGAAAGGTAAGTAGCTATTTGagtctacttttttttaaatgttgctgTTGATATCTCAGTGGTATTGTGATAGATCTCCAGGTCCAAAAATTCTACTTTTGTATTTGAATATTGTGATGTGAGAGATATGCCCCAATCATTTTGGTTGATTTCCTCGACCATTTGGTTGATGGCATCTTGTAGACCTTTCAATATAAGGAAGAGGTCATCAATATATCATTTGTAGATGACAGGATGTGTTATGAATAAATGGTTTGATGTGATAAACATATTTTCAAAGTGCCCCATAACAAGGTTGGCATAAGATGGTGCCACTCTCTTCCCCATGGCGGTCCCTCTTGTTTGATGATATGTGATGCCATCATACTGGAAGAAGTTTTGGGTGAGAATGATTTCCAGGCAGTTGAGAAGAAATTATTTTTGCATGATTGGTATTGATGTATCACATTACAATACTCTTGATACAATTTAAACCAATATCATGTTTGATATTGCTATACAATGAAGTTACGTCCATAGATATGAATGTATAATCGTTATACTGATCAAGCGTAACACAACCATTCCCACAAAGCAAACACAGACCATTACAGCCTACTCTGACAACCacctccaaatactcccaagggacttcaatAGGCGCCGAAAGGACGGGCGTCTTTCTCAAGTTCATAGCAAATGTTAACAAAGGaacatatttatacaaaaaaatatgtataaatatgtataaatatgttCCTTTGTTAACATTTGCTATGAACTTGAGAAAGACGCCcgtcctggcgtcgaaacgcgttgttctgcaaaTAAATGCTATCGCTTAAACATCTATAACTCCTCATCCTTTCTGCGCCTattgaagtcccttgggagtatttggaggttgctgtAACCATTACACCTATGTGGTGGCGGGACTGGCTGCATTTATGAAACTcttaacagtgttgtgcctggtaTACTTGCACAACCTACCGGGTTAGCGCTTCCAGTAAACTACTGTGAATATCAACTTGCCCGAttaatgcactatggagcgcttctctTTCTTTTGTATTACTCTGACAACCAGAGAGAGCCATGACTAAGGACAACAACCAGTTGGACATGTTTGAGTTGACTGGCATCCCTCCCGTTCCTCATGGTGTTTCTCAGATTGAGGTTACAATCAACATTGATGCCAATGGTATCCTGAATGTATCTGCTGTGGACATGAGCACTGGCATGGAAAACCAGATCACGATCACAAACTATAAAGGTCATCTCAGCAAGGAAGACGTTGAGCGTATGGTGCAGGAGGCCGAGAAGTACTGTAGTATAGACATAGAAATGTGAGTGTCCGGTTTGAAATAAAAGGTTTTGAAGGTATGTTCAGATGACCAGTTGTCTGCTTTAAGAAGATAAAAGAGTGATCCCCCTGTTTGGATAGTTTTAGTGGGCATAGCCCCTCGAGAAGAGTGGGCACCAAATTTGGAAATATCAATCCCGGCCATACTCATGGCTTGTCTAACCCATTTTGCTAAAGTAGTCGATCTAACAGAAAGATGGGGTTAACGGTAAGAGATGAGAAGTTGGGAAAAGGAATATTTTCGGAGAGAAAGAGTTTTAAATTCATAAGATTTCAAACATCTGACCACACAAAGTTTGGGGTGACTAGTGAATGGGTAGAAAACCGGATGAATATTAGTTTTTGTATGGCGTGAAATTGTAAAGGGAACTCTGTGAGGAGAAAAAGATCTGTTTGAAATATTTAAGGCTTTAACGTCGGAGAGCCTCTTGATTGAGATAAGGCAAAGCAGGACGGtaagtttaaccacttaaggaccttgggcgtatggatatggtatccatac is a genomic window of Hyla sarda isolate aHylSar1 chromosome 10, aHylSar1.hap1, whole genome shotgun sequence containing:
- the LOC130293206 gene encoding heat shock 70 kDa protein-like → MFIFVTPLSLDIETAGGVMTVLIKRNTTIPTKQTQTITAYSDNHLQILPRDFNRRRKDGQRAMTKDNNQLDMFELTGIPPVPHGVSQIEVTINIDANGILNVSAVDMSTGMENQITITNYKGHLSKEDVERMVQEAEKYCSIDIEM